The segment TGCCCTGGATTGTGGTCGCGTAGCCCCACTCTTCGCCTACCTGCCCAGCCCATGCTCGGCACTCTTCACGGCTCCACTCGAAGCGGTGATCACGATGCCGAAAACTGTTCGACGACAAACTCTCGAAGCGTGCGTTGTACTCGCGATTGGGTGTCGTCACCACCACTACGGAAGGGCGGGCGTAGCCGAAGACAACCCGCTCCAGCGACGGCAACCGGGGAAGATCCAGGTGCTCGATAACCTCTACCAGAACCGCCGCGTCGAATCCGGCGAGCCGGTCATCTCGGTAGGTCAGCGCTCCGTGGAGAAGCTCGACTCGCTCTCGCAACTTGGGAGAAGCATCCGTCAGCCGCAATCGCCGGTGCGCCAGTTCCAATGCCCGCACGCTGGCATCGAGACCAACTACCATCTCGAACTGCTTCGAGCGCAACAGACGCTGCATGAGCTTGCCTTCACCACAGCCGAGGTCGAGCACCCTGCGAGCCCCGGCCTCTTCGAGAATCTGCTTCACCGTGTCGAGGCGCACGTCATTGAGGCGGGTCGGCTGTTCCAAGCCGATCTCTTGCGCAGCGGCCTCTCGTTCGCTGATCGGCGGCTCGTCGTCCGTCAACTGCTCCAACGCCAGGCGCGTCAGGCGCCCGCGGCGCTTCAAACCTCGACGAAGAATGAACTCAAGGTCCGGGTGGTCGGCCAACCAGCCTTCTCCCCGGTTGACCAACTTCTCGATTTCCGCCTCCCCGACCCAATAGTGCTTCTTGTCGTCGAGCACCGGAATCAACACGTAGAGGTGGCGCAGCAAGTCGCGGAGGCGGCACTCCGCCTCGAGGACAACGCGGTGGTACGGCGATGGGCCCCAGTCCGGCACCTGGGCATCCAGGGGGTATCGCTCGTACTCGACCGAGTAGCCCAACGGCTCGAAAAGGCGAGAGAGGATCTTCGAACCTCCTCGCGCTGGAACCACGGGCATTTCGACTCGCAGCGGAATCGAACGCTCCGCGAGATCGGGCCGTTCTTTCGAGCGTCCACTCAACGCGGTGCCGAAGACTTTACCGATCGCAACACTAAAAAACGACGACACCACGTAGGGTCGATCGTTGACGTAGTGCTCCGCCATCACCTGAACCGAACTGCGTCGGGTGAGGGACACGGGATCGATGTCCAGCATCAAGGCCGCCGTGCATTCACACTCGGTCGCAACCGGGTAGAAAACCCGCGCCACCCCAAAGGGGAACTCGATCTTGTGAATCCGGGCAGGATTCTTGTGCAACAGGTAACCGAGGTCTGTGGCTGGCGTGTGGGTGGTGGTCAGGGTCATGAACATGGCAGTACCTCATGACTTCGATTCGGAACCGCCAAGACTAGTTGCTCCGGATGGTCGAGGTCCAGCCTCACGTCAGGCTTTGCTGCTTTTTCTTTAGTCAGCCACCGTATGGGCTCCGCTACCGATGCTTCCGGACCTTGCGATCCCGCGACCGTCCGGAATCCGGTGTCCACGGCGTCGGCGGTGCCGGGTAGGGGGTGTTCAGAATGCCGATCTGGTTCCCCATGCGGGTTTGCACCGCCGGGCTCAACATCTGGGCGTCGGTGCCTTGGATGGGTGAGAAGAGCAGGATGTTGAGGGAGCCGCCGAAGTAGAAGTTGCCGAAGGGGGTGACGCCCTTGGTGACCCGCGCGTCTTTCTTCACTCCTTTGTGGAAGACGAGGGAACCGACGGTGTCCAGGCCCACCGGGATGGATGCGACCCACCCCTTGAGCTTCTTCGGCTGCCGTCCCGGCAGGTTGTCATAGGCCACCTCGATGATGATCACGCCGCGCTGGAATCCCTGGAACTGGCTGAAGTCCGTGCCGGGCCGGCCGACGTTGCCGTCGAGGGGCACCCAATTGGGCCAGTCACTGTAGCCGAAGGTGCCGTACGCATACGGGTCGCCAGCGCCGGCCTCGACGATCTCGGCATAGCGGATGACGCCGTCCACCGGGCTGTGGAAGTGGTGGTAGGTGTTGGGCATCAGTACACAGGCCAGCCCGCTACCGCCCTCGAACTTGGCCTTGAGTTCGTCCGGCGCGCCGGCCAAGAGATCGTCGACGGAGATTGGAATGCCCTTGACGTCGAGCACCGTGTCCTTCTGGAGCGGGTTTTCGATCAGCGCCCGGGTCACCTCGCCACTGGCTGTCACCACCGGCTGCACGAGAGGGTTCATGAT is part of the Acidobacteriota bacterium genome and harbors:
- a CDS encoding 3' terminal RNA ribose 2'-O-methyltransferase Hen1, with translation MFMTLTTTHTPATDLGYLLHKNPARIHKIEFPFGVARVFYPVATECECTAALMLDIDPVSLTRRSSVQVMAEHYVNDRPYVVSSFFSVAIGKVFGTALSGRSKERPDLAERSIPLRVEMPVVPARGGSKILSRLFEPLGYSVEYERYPLDAQVPDWGPSPYHRVVLEAECRLRDLLRHLYVLIPVLDDKKHYWVGEAEIEKLVNRGEGWLADHPDLEFILRRGLKRRGRLTRLALEQLTDDEPPISEREAAAQEIGLEQPTRLNDVRLDTVKQILEEAGARRVLDLGCGEGKLMQRLLRSKQFEMVVGLDASVRALELAHRRLRLTDASPKLRERVELLHGALTYRDDRLAGFDAAVLVEVIEHLDLPRLPSLERVVFGYARPSVVVVTTPNREYNARFESLSSNSFRHRDHRFEWSREECRAWAGQVGEEWGYATTIQGIGEEDPELGTPTQMVIFERVEE
- a CDS encoding phosphatidylserine decarboxylase; its protein translation is MSKKLRRFEFSALLGMILLVAVPSLAQNDGKAAGEVMESPCEASIRGLAEAYERDARTRAAFQAVYDGLAPLPYGYYYDGARENPWKKAGDGAGLARAVGEFYRQVCTLLPAIIGSNDNALDSIQYFAWFYFHNQAGERLVAGIDPLDPSQPLDSVKHFLIEFNREYKHYMDSPDSTGKVAEWIADPRLEIEDYVYQNPADYPSWNAFFARNLKSVDGRYPSRPVTMPERDYVVVSPTDCIMNPLVQPVVTASGEVTRALIENPLQKDTVLDVKGIPISVDDLLAGAPDELKAKFEGGSGLACVLMPNTYHHFHSPVDGVIRYAEIVEAGAGDPYAYGTFGYSDWPNWVPLDGNVGRPGTDFSQFQGFQRGVIIIEVAYDNLPGRQPKKLKGWVASIPVGLDTVGSLVFHKGVKKDARVTKGVTPFGNFYFGGSLNILLFSPIQGTDAQMLSPAVQTRMGNQIGILNTPYPAPPTPWTPDSGRSRDRKVRKHR